In the genome of Buchnera aphidicola (Artemisaphis artemisicola), one region contains:
- the hisF gene encoding imidazole glycerol phosphate synthase subunit HisF: MLAKRIIACLDVSDGVVVKGIQFQNHETIGNIIPLAERYTNEGIDELVFYDITASTNNKLVNRNWIERVAEVINIPFCVAGGIKSVEDAKNILSSGADKISINSSALTDPDLISKISERFGVQCVVVGIDSWFDNIKECYMVQQYTGDINKTYQTSWKTIDWVKTVQKKGAGEIVLNMMNKDGLQQGYDLKQLNQIREVCQVPLIASGGAGNIKHFYEALYYSNVDGVLAASVFHKNIVNIKTLKNFLIKCGMEIRAC, from the coding sequence ATGCTGGCAAAAAGAATAATAGCATGTTTGGATGTTAGTGATGGTGTTGTAGTAAAAGGAATACAATTTCAAAATCATGAAACTATAGGAAATATTATACCATTAGCTGAAAGATACACAAATGAAGGTATAGATGAATTGGTATTTTATGATATAACTGCTTCTACAAATAACAAATTAGTTAATAGAAATTGGATAGAAAGAGTAGCAGAAGTAATAAACATTCCATTTTGTGTAGCTGGAGGAATCAAAAGTGTAGAAGATGCAAAAAATATTTTGTCTAGTGGAGCAGATAAAATATCAATTAATTCTTCAGCATTAACAGATCCTGATTTAATTAGCAAAATTTCAGAACGTTTTGGCGTACAATGTGTAGTAGTTGGAATTGATTCTTGGTTTGATAATATTAAAGAATGTTATATGGTTCAACAATACACAGGAGATATTAATAAAACTTATCAAACTAGTTGGAAAACTATTGATTGGGTTAAAACAGTTCAAAAAAAAGGTGCTGGAGAAATAGTTTTAAATATGATGAATAAAGATGGATTACAACAAGGATACGATTTAAAGCAACTTAATCAAATACGAGAAGTTTGCCAAGTTCCTTTAATTGCATCTGGAGGTGCAGGTAATATAAAACATTTCTATGAAGCTTTATATTATTCTAATGTAGATGGAGTATTAGCTGCATCTGTATTTCATAAAAATATAGTAAATATTAAAACATTAAAAAACTTTTTAATTAAATGCGGAATGGAGATTAGAGCATGCTAA
- the hisB gene encoding bifunctional histidinol-phosphatase/imidazoleglycerol-phosphate dehydratase HisB, which produces MKDKILFIDRDGTLIHEPIKTFQIDSIDQLVFKKNVISSLRNLIKLNYKLIIVTNQDGLGNKDFLWEDFNKVNKFMLNIFASEEVVFNDILICPHFLHDNCKCRKPQITMLKPWLDNIDRMHSYVIGDRETDIQLAKNIQVKGMQYKEDILNWSDIEKKIIKRNRYAEVIRKTKETKIQIEVFLDLEETSNINTGLKFFDHMLEQLSVHSGICMNILAQGDLFIDDHHTVEDVGIVLGEALLKALNTKHGLYRFGFYLPMDESKSNCIMDISNRPYLNFKAKFNHKMVGDLSTDMIEHFFYSLCYSMKITVHLYAEGKNDHHCVESLFKVFGRTLRQAIKIEGNLLPTSKGIL; this is translated from the coding sequence GTGAAAGATAAAATACTATTTATCGATCGAGATGGCACATTAATCCATGAACCCATAAAAACTTTTCAGATAGATTCAATAGATCAATTGGTTTTTAAAAAAAATGTTATTTCTTCTTTGCGTAATTTAATAAAACTTAATTATAAATTAATAATAGTTACCAATCAAGATGGTCTAGGTAATAAAGATTTTTTATGGGAAGACTTTAATAAAGTAAATAAATTCATGTTAAATATTTTTGCTTCAGAAGAAGTAGTTTTTAATGATATATTAATTTGTCCTCATTTTTTACATGATAACTGCAAATGTCGCAAACCTCAAATTACAATGTTAAAACCATGGTTAGATAACATAGATCGAATGCATAGTTATGTTATTGGTGATCGTGAGACAGATATTCAATTAGCAAAAAATATTCAAGTTAAAGGGATGCAATATAAAGAAGATATATTGAATTGGAGTGATATTGAAAAAAAAATTATAAAAAGAAATAGATATGCAGAAGTTATTCGAAAAACAAAAGAAACAAAAATACAAATAGAAGTTTTTTTAGATTTAGAAGAAACTAGCAATATTAATACTGGATTAAAATTTTTTGATCATATGTTAGAGCAATTATCTGTGCATAGTGGTATTTGCATGAATATTTTAGCTCAAGGTGATTTATTTATTGATGATCATCATACAGTAGAAGATGTAGGAATTGTATTAGGTGAAGCTTTATTAAAAGCTTTAAATACAAAACACGGTTTATATAGATTTGGTTTTTATTTGCCTATGGATGAAAGTAAATCTAATTGTATTATGGATATCTCTAATCGTCCATATTTAAATTTTAAAGCAAAATTTAATCATAAAATGGTAGGTGATCTTAGTACAGATATGATTGAGCATTTTTTTTATTCTCTATGTTATTCTATGAAAATTACAGTTCATTTATATGCTGAAGGGAAAAATGATCATCATTGTGTTGAAAGTTTATTTAAAGTTTTTGGTCGTACATTACGTCAGGCTATTAAAATAGAAGGAAATTTACTACCAACTTCAAAAGGAATTTTATAA
- the hisH gene encoding imidazole glycerol phosphate synthase subunit HisH, which produces MEVVILDTGCANLASIKIAISKLGYNPTITTEPSIILKSQKMFLPGVGTASAVMQILSEKKLINIIKNFKKPVLGICLGMQLLCASSEECNGVKTLGIIKSSILRLQTNNLSLPHIGWNQIEFQKSHALFKNIPNKSRFYFVHSYILPINQYALSTTNYGVNFSSVIQKNNFFGVQFHPEKSGKIGAQLLKNFLEM; this is translated from the coding sequence ATGGAGGTAGTAATATTAGATACTGGCTGTGCTAATTTAGCATCAATAAAGATAGCAATTAGTAAATTAGGTTACAATCCTACTATAACTACTGAACCTTCGATAATATTAAAATCTCAAAAGATGTTTTTACCTGGAGTAGGAACTGCTTCTGCGGTAATGCAGATTTTATCTGAAAAAAAATTAATTAATATTATTAAAAATTTTAAAAAACCAGTATTAGGCATATGTCTTGGAATGCAATTATTATGTGCTTCAAGTGAAGAATGCAATGGTGTAAAAACCCTTGGCATAATAAAATCTTCTATACTACGTTTGCAAACAAATAATTTATCATTGCCACATATTGGATGGAATCAAATTGAATTTCAAAAATCACATGCTTTATTTAAAAACATTCCCAATAAATCAAGATTTTATTTTGTTCATAGTTATATATTACCAATCAATCAATATGCATTATCTACAACTAACTATGGTGTAAATTTTAGTTCAGTAATACAAAAAAATAATTTTTTTGGTGTACAATTTCATCCTGAAAAATCAGGAAAAATTGGAGCGCAACTATTAAAAAATTTTTTGGAGATGTAA
- the hisA gene encoding 1-(5-phosphoribosyl)-5-[(5-phosphoribosylamino)methylideneamino]imidazole-4-carboxamide isomerase: MIIPAFDLINSLVVRLYQGNYSNKKEYNINLFSLLEEYKSKGIQTIHLVDLDGAQDSNNRQIEFFQKFLFYERFSVQVGGGIRTTKDISALLNLGVKRVVVSSSIIENKKRVKKWLNIYGPDSIVLALDVNITNNKKEIYVNGWQKKTNITLEEIIEYFLPSGLKHVLCTDISKDGTLLGPNIALYKEISRSFKNINFQASGGIGSLKDIISLKQTGVKSVIIGRSLLEKKFTVEEALKCWQKE; the protein is encoded by the coding sequence ATGATCATTCCTGCATTTGATTTAATTAATAGTTTAGTAGTTCGCTTGTATCAAGGTAATTATTCTAATAAAAAAGAGTATAATATTAATTTATTCTCACTTTTAGAAGAATATAAATCAAAAGGAATTCAAACAATCCATTTAGTAGATTTAGATGGAGCTCAAGATAGCAATAATAGACAAATAGAATTTTTTCAAAAATTTTTATTTTATGAAAGATTTTCTGTACAAGTAGGTGGCGGAATAAGAACTACAAAAGACATAAGTGCATTGCTTAATTTAGGTGTTAAAAGAGTTGTTGTTAGTTCCTCTATTATAGAAAATAAAAAGAGAGTAAAAAAATGGTTAAATATTTATGGTCCGGATTCTATTGTTTTAGCATTAGATGTAAATATTACTAATAACAAAAAAGAAATATATGTAAATGGTTGGCAAAAAAAAACTAATATTACTCTAGAAGAGATCATTGAATATTTTTTACCAAGTGGACTAAAGCATGTATTATGTACAGATATATCTAAAGATGGAACACTTTTAGGTCCAAATATTGCATTATATAAAGAAATTTCTCGTTCTTTTAAAAATATAAACTTTCAGGCATCTGGAGGAATAGGATCACTAAAAGATATTATTTCTTTAAAACAAACCGGTGTAAAAAGTGTAATTATTGGTCGTAGTTTGTTGGAAAAAAAATTTACGGTAGAAGAGGCATTAAAATGCTGGCAAAAAGAATAA